A window of Paraburkholderia sp. ZP32-5 genomic DNA:
GCTGCTGAGTGCCAAGAAGGAAGGCCGCGATGTGTATCTGACAGCAAACAAATCGCTGTTGATTAACGCACTCGACACGACGGCCCGATATGCGGAGGAAGTGCTATGAACCGCAACTCGACACGTGGCATCCGTATCTGCGGCACAGGCACCGCGGTACCGGCCAACACGCTGACCAGCGAAGAAATAGACAGGCGTTTCGGTCTGCCCGTCGGCACGATATTCGCGCGCTACGGCGTGCGGACCCGGCACTATGCGAGGAATGAAAACGCGGCGACGCTCGCCGTCGAAGCCTGCGAACAGGCGCTGCAGCGCGCAGGTTTCGATTGGAGCGACATCGACTGCCTGGTTGCATCATCCGCGACGATGGATCAGGCGCTGCCGTACAACGCCGCGATGATTCTCGCGGCCGTCGGACCGGGCGTCGGTCATATCAGTGCGTTCGATATCGGTGCCAGTTGCCTGTCGTTTCTCGTCGGCCTCGATACGATCAGTTATCTCGTGGAATGCGGCCGATATCGCAACGTGATGGTCGTGTCTTCGGACATCGCGACCTTCTCACTCGACTGGACGACACTCGGCGAATCCGCGATCTTCGGCGACGGCGCGGCAGCGGCCATCATCCGTAAAAGCGAGCCCGGCGAGCGATCCTGCATTCTCGCGTCGCAGATCGAGACGCATGCAAGCGGAGCAAACGACTGCCATATCAAGGCGGGCGGCTCTCGTTACCATCCACGCAGACCCGGCGTCGATTTTGGTCCGCTCACCTTCTTCCATATGGATGGGCCGCGCCTCTTCCGGACCGTATCCAGAGAACTGCCCCGTCTCGTTTCGCAGTTGCTCGACGGCGCAGCACTGACACTCGAACAGATTCGTCTTGTGATCCCGCATCAGGCGAGCCGCCTTGCGCTCGATCATCTGTCGAAGCGCTTGCGGATCGAGCCGGCTCGCGTGATGGATATCCTCGCGGAGTCCGGCAATCAGGTTGGCGCTTCGCTTCCTTCGGCACTGCATCGCGCGATCGAAGATAGCCGGATAAAGCGCGACGAACCGCTGATGCTGCTCGGCTCGGGCGCCGGACTGACGCTCGGCGGCATGGTGCTGGTGTACTGACATGCGGATACTCGTGACAGGCGGCACCGGCTTTCTCGGGCGACACGTCGTATGGCGCCTCAATGCAGCGGGCCACGATGTCGTCTTCACCGGCCGCAACCAGCAGCATGCAGCGACCGTAATCGCGGGCGCGAAACGCGCCGATCACGAAACGCGCTTCGTCGAGCTCGAACATGGCGGCGCCCAAAGCCGCGAGACGATGCTTGAAGCCGCGGCAGGCGCCGAAGCCGCGGTCCACTGTGCGGCGCTTTCCTCACCGTGGGGACGACCCGAAGCCTTCCACAAGGCAAACATCGCGTCGACACAGGAAGTGGTTGATGCCTGTCGCGCTCGTGGCGTGTCCCGGCTCGTCCATATCTCGACGCCAAGTCTTTATTTCGATTTCCGCGATCGCATCGGCATCCGCGAAGACGAACCGCTGCCCTCGCCCGTCAACGACTATGCGCGCACCAAGGGCATCGCGGAACAACAGGTCATGCAGTCGTCGCTCGACTCGGTCGTGGCGCTCCGTCCTCGCGCGATCATCGGCCCTTACGACGCCACGCTATTGCCACGGCTTCTGCGGGTTGCGCGCGTATCGCGGCTGCCATTGATGCGCGGCGGCAACGCGCTCATCGATCTGACCTATGTAGACAACGTCATCGATGCAATCGAAGCCGCGCTCTCGGCCGATCTCCGGCGCGCCGTCATCAATATCAGCAACGGCGAGCCGATGCCCGTGCGAACACTATTCGCGATGCTTGCGGACGCATTCAACATCGAGCTACGCGTGCGCCGAGTACCTTATTGCGTCGCCGACGCCGCTGCTACGTTGCTGGAGTGGGCCGCGTCCTTTCGGCAGGATTGGGAGCCGCCCGTCACGCGATATTCAGTGGGACTGCTCGCCTGGTCGCAGACACTCGATCTAACCCGTGCCCGCGATCTGCTCGGGTATATACCGCAAGTGACGCTTGCCGACGGCATCCGGCGCACGGCTGCGTGGGTCAATCAGTCGGAGCAGACGCGCTGATGACGACGACGCTCGGCTTCCACCTGCTTCGGATTGGCCATTGCTCGCATCCCGAGTGCGTGACGCAACGTGGCGGGCGCCTGGGCAGCGTCCCGTTCCCGGCGCTTGCAGGCCTGCTGCTCCATCCGCGCCTCGGCCCGATGCTGTTCGACACAGGCTACAGCAACGCATTCTTCGCGGCGACGCAGCCATTTCCCGAGCGACTGTATCGGCTGGTGACGCCGGTGTCACTGACAGCAGACGAATCGCTGCCCGCGCAGCTCGCCCAACACGGGCTCGCATTGCACGATATCGGGAACGTGTTCCTGTCGCATCTGCATGCCGACCATATCGCCGGCATCGGAGAGTTGTCGAATGCAAGATTCTTCGCAATGCGCGACGAAGTCGATGCAATGCGCCGCGCCTCTCGCATTGGCGGCCTGCGTCGCGGCTATCTGCGGACCTTGCTGCCGAGTTCGTTCGATGCACGCTTGACCTGTGCGGATGATTGCGAGCGCGTCGCGCTGCCGCCCGACATGCATCCATTCGCGCACGGCTTCGACCTGCTGGGCGACGCAAGCGTGATTGGTGTTCCGCTGCCCGGTCATACGCCGGGCCAGCTCGGCATTCTGTTTCAGACAGCGGGTGCGCGGACCGTGTTTCTCGTCGCCGATGCATGCTGGTCCCTCGAAGCTGTCCGGCACGACAAACCGCCGACATGGATCGCGTCGCGTCTGTTCTCCGACAAAAGGGCATACCTCGCGACCTTTGCCGGATTGCGCCATCTGCTAGGCCGCAACGACGCACTCACCATCGTCCCATCGCATTGCGAATTCACATGGAGGCGCGTAGCCCGTGAATTTCACTGACTTCGCCCAGATGATGGGTGCCTTCGCATCGACACGCTACGGTCTTCGCTTCGATGACCGTGCATCGTTCGAGCGCTGGCAGACGCGGCGGCTCGATGCATTCCTGCAGACGCGGCTAAAGCAGGCGAGCTTCTATCGCGACTACCCATGTCGCGAGCTTGCCGCACTACCCATCGTCGACAAGGCATTCACGCTGCAACGCTTTTCCGCGTTCAACACCCGCGGCATTGCACTGGAGACGGCATTGGCAGCGGCACGCGCTTCGGAGGAAGCCGGCGTACTGCCAGCGCAATTCGATTCGGACCTCACGGCGGGACTGTCGAGCGGCACCAGCGGCCGTCCCGGCGTCTTTCTCGCGAACGCATCGGAGCGCGCGAAGTGGGCGGGCATCATGCTCGACCGCACGCTCGA
This region includes:
- a CDS encoding 3-oxoacyl-[acyl-carrier-protein] synthase III C-terminal domain-containing protein, coding for MNRNSTRGIRICGTGTAVPANTLTSEEIDRRFGLPVGTIFARYGVRTRHYARNENAATLAVEACEQALQRAGFDWSDIDCLVASSATMDQALPYNAAMILAAVGPGVGHISAFDIGASCLSFLVGLDTISYLVECGRYRNVMVVSSDIATFSLDWTTLGESAIFGDGAAAAIIRKSEPGERSCILASQIETHASGANDCHIKAGGSRYHPRRPGVDFGPLTFFHMDGPRLFRTVSRELPRLVSQLLDGAALTLEQIRLVIPHQASRLALDHLSKRLRIEPARVMDILAESGNQVGASLPSALHRAIEDSRIKRDEPLMLLGSGAGLTLGGMVLVY
- a CDS encoding NAD-dependent epimerase/dehydratase family protein, with protein sequence MRILVTGGTGFLGRHVVWRLNAAGHDVVFTGRNQQHAATVIAGAKRADHETRFVELEHGGAQSRETMLEAAAGAEAAVHCAALSSPWGRPEAFHKANIASTQEVVDACRARGVSRLVHISTPSLYFDFRDRIGIREDEPLPSPVNDYARTKGIAEQQVMQSSLDSVVALRPRAIIGPYDATLLPRLLRVARVSRLPLMRGGNALIDLTYVDNVIDAIEAALSADLRRAVINISNGEPMPVRTLFAMLADAFNIELRVRRVPYCVADAAATLLEWAASFRQDWEPPVTRYSVGLLAWSQTLDLTRARDLLGYIPQVTLADGIRRTAAWVNQSEQTR
- a CDS encoding MBL fold metallo-hydrolase, translating into MTTTLGFHLLRIGHCSHPECVTQRGGRLGSVPFPALAGLLLHPRLGPMLFDTGYSNAFFAATQPFPERLYRLVTPVSLTADESLPAQLAQHGLALHDIGNVFLSHLHADHIAGIGELSNARFFAMRDEVDAMRRASRIGGLRRGYLRTLLPSSFDARLTCADDCERVALPPDMHPFAHGFDLLGDASVIGVPLPGHTPGQLGILFQTAGARTVFLVADACWSLEAVRHDKPPTWIASRLFSDKRAYLATFAGLRHLLGRNDALTIVPSHCEFTWRRVAREFH